In Primulina eburnea isolate SZY01 chromosome 3, ASM2296580v1, whole genome shotgun sequence, one DNA window encodes the following:
- the LOC140827579 gene encoding F-box/kelch-repeat protein At5g42350-like codes for MSSPRLTGEDHIDRDIESLSVSKRLVKSMSQKFKRKNKKFEDRDEDEVTGMSLRCLSLYGRGGGCKVGADTGEDYGDSGSRRGSSASDEGKGYTMICGTEETTVDCFAYGMMEKFWRKNNRKLLMFNTVQQNNSMNARLPDDILEMCLVRLPLTSLMNARFVCKKWRNLTTTPRFMQMRREGLFQNPWLFVFGVVKDGYCSGEIHAFDVSLNQWHKLDSHVLKGRFLFSVASIQDDIYIVGGCSSLTNFGRVDRSSFKTHKGVLAFSPSTKSWRKVAAMKYARSSPVLGISELSSDCVIIRNQQNRTDRRCYRARVGGVSDVYEDPHRLSVRRSRHSLDENDNSPIPNIKTYKFVRQKNESSHSKDSRKFIMIAVGGLGSWDEPLDSGEMYDSVSHKWTEIQRVPLDFGVACSGVICDGIFYVYSESDKLVGYDIERGYWTRIQTSPFPPRVHEYYPKLISCKNRLFMLSVSWCEGDGQIGRRNKAVRKLWELDLEYRSWTEVSVHPDAPMDWNAAFVADEDLIFGVEMFKIFGQVLDFLTMFNVSDTGTTNWSHISRNHVAHDLDASSCMTKSMAVLRL; via the coding sequence ATGTCCTCACCAAGATTAACAGGGGAAGACCATATTGATCGTGATATCGAGTCTTTGAGTGTTTCGAAACGTCTTGTGAAGAGCATGAGCCAgaaatttaaaagaaagaacAAAAAATTCGAAGATCGTGATGAAGATGAGGTGACTGGCATGTCTTTGAGGTGCCTTTCACTTTATGGTCGTGGTGGTGGTTGCAAAGTAGGCGCTGACACAGGTGAAGATTATGGTGATTCGGGCAGTAGAAGAGGGTCAAGTGCAAGTGATGAGGGAAAAGGGTACACTATGATATGTGGAACTGAGGAAACAACTGTTGATTGCTTCGCCTATGGTATGATGGAGAAATTTTGGAGGAAGAACAATCGAAAGCTTCTAATGTTTAACACAGTGCAACAAAACAATAGCATGAATGCACGTCTTCCGGATGACATTCTCGAGATGTGCTTGGTTCGACTCCCATTGACGAGTCTGATGAATGCCCGTTTTGTCTGCAAGAAATGGAGAAACTTGACGACAACTCCTAGGTTCATGCAAATGAGGAGGGAAGGCTTATTCCAAAATCCATGGTTATTTGTGTTTGGTGTTGTTAAAGATGGTTATTGTTCCGGAGAGATTCATGCTTTTGATGTTTCCCTTAACCAATGGCACAAATTAGATTCTCATGTTCTTAAAGGAAGATTTTTGTTCTCAGTTGCGAGCATCCAAGATGATATTTATATCGTCGGGGGTTGTTCTAGTTTGACCAACTTTGGGAGGGTGGATAGGAGCTCATTCAAGACTCACAAAGGTGTATTGGCATTTAGCCCCTCAACTAAATCATGGCGTAAAGTCGCTGCCATGAAGTATGCTAGATCGTCACCCGTATTAGGAATTTCAGAGTTAAGTTCCGATTGTGTGATCATTAGAAATCAACAAAACCGAACTGACAGACGTTGCTACAGGGCAAGAGTTGGCGGTGTATCAGATGTTTATGAGGATCCGCACCGACTCTCCGTTAGACGCTCGAGGCACTCTCTTGATGAAAATGACAACTCACCAATTCCCAATATCAAGACATACAAATTTGTTAGGCAAAAAAACGAAAGCTCACACAGCAAAGATAGTAGAAAATTCATAATGATTGCTGTTGGAGGTCTTGGATCATGGGATGAACCATTGGATTCGGGGGAAATGTATGATTCCGTATCACATAAATGGACAGAGATTCAGAGGGTACCTCTAGATTTTGGCGTTGCTTGTTCTGGTGTCATATGTGACGGGATTTTCTACGTGTACTCAGAAAGCGACAAACTTGTTGGATATGACATAGAAAGGGGATATTGGACCAGAATCCAGACTAGCCCCTTCCCACCTCGTGTGCATGAATATTATCCTAAACTTATATCCTGCAAGAATCGGCTATTCATGCTCTCGGTTTCTTGGTGCGAAGGAGATGGTCAAATTGGCCGGAGAAACAAAGCTGTTAGGAAGCTTTGGGAACTTGATCTTGAGTATCGATCCTGGACAGAAGTTTCCGTACATCCTGATGCCCCAATGGATTGGAACGCAGCATTTGTGGCTGATGAAGACCTTATTTTCGGTGTCGAAATGTTTAAGATTTTTGGACAGGTATTGGATTTCCTCACTATGTTTAACGTTTCCGACACTGGAACAACGAACTGGAGTCATATTTCAAGGAATCATGTGGCGCATGATTTGGATGCTTCTTCCTGCATGACAAAATCAATGGCAGTGCTTCGTTTGTAA
- the LOC140827578 gene encoding U-box domain-containing protein 44-like — translation MAGSWDGSYGEKDHSDDSHHIERLHIEPIYDAFICPLTKQMMKHPVTLENGKTFEREAIEKWFRDCRESGRRPVCPLTLRELRSTELNPSIALQQTIEEWNARNEAAKLDMARRSLSLDSPENDIRQALKFVQNLCRKSQANKQVIRDAELIPMIIDVLKSSSRRVRCMALETLQIVVEEDFDNKDIMAEGDTVRTIVKFLSHEQSKEREEAVSLLYELSESETLCEKIGSVNGAILILVGMSSSDSENLVTVEKTEKTLENLEKCENNVRQMAECGRLQPLLRKLLEGSLETKLSMAAFLGELVLNNDVKVFVARTVGYSLINLMMNNNMQSRDAALKALNQISSDEASAEVLIEIGILPPLVKDLFAIGANQLPIRLKEVSATILANVVNSGHAFDSIPVGPDNQTLVSEGKIHSLLHLISNTGPAIECKLLQVLVGLTSSLTTVSGVVSAIKSSGATISLVQFIESPQRDLRAASIKLLQNLAPQMGLELAGCLRVTSGQLGSLMKVIFENTGITEEQAAAARLLADLPERDTGLTRQMLDEGVFQLLISRIKRIRQGEMRGSRFMTPYLEGLVKVLARITFVLSEDSGAALKLCHDDNLASLFIDLLQANGLDNVQMVSATALKNLSQESKNLTKLPEFPASGFCASIFPCLSKPPVITGLCRVHRGICSLKETFCLLEGHATDKLVALLDHTNDKVVEAALDALSTLLDDGVDAEQGVQVLLDADGVKPILDILLGKRNESLRRRSVWAVERLLRSDEITDVVSDNPNISTALVDAFQHGDYRTRQIAEHALQHVDKFPKFSSIFTKK, via the exons ATGGCTGGAAGCTGGGATGGAAGTTATGGCGAGAAGGATCACTCAGATGACAGCCACCATATTGAGAGACTACATATAGAACCTATTTATGACGCATTCATATGTCCCTTAACAAAACAGATGATGAAACATCCTGTGACATTGGAAAATGGGAAAACTTTCGAGAGAGAGGCGATCGAGAAATGGTTCAGGGATTGCCGAGAGAGTGGCAGAAGGCCGGTTTGCCCTCTAACATTGAGAGAGTTGAGAAGCACGGAACTAAATCCAAGTATCGCTTTACAGCAAACGATTGAAGAATGGAATGCAAGAAACGAAGCTGCTAAGCTTGACATGGCTCGCAGGTCATTATCCTTGGACAGCCCAGAGAATGATATTCGACAGGCTTTGAAGTTTGTTCAGAATCTCTGCCGAAAAAGTCAAGCAAATAAGCAAGTAATTCGTGATGCAGAGCTGATACCAATGATCATTGATGTGCTGAAGAGCAGTAGTCGCCGAGTTCGCTGCATGGCTCTTGAAACTCTTCAAATTGTGGTGGAGGAAGACTTTGATAATAAG GACATAATGGCTGAAGGTGACACTGTGCGCACCATTGTCAAATTTTTATCCCATGAGCAATCCAAAGAGAGGGAAGAAGCAGTTTCTTTACTTTATGAGCTCTCTGAATCAGAAACACTATGCGAAAAGATTGGTTCAGTGAATGGAGCTATTCTTATTTTAGTAGGAATGTCAAGCAGTGATTCTGAAAACCTTGTAACTGTTGAAAAAACAGAAAAAACCTTAGAGAATCTGGAGAAATGTGAGAACAATGTAAGACAAATGGCTGAATGCGGAAGATTGCAGCCTCTCCTGAGAAAACTGCTTGAAG GCTCTCTGGAAACTAAGTTATCGATGGCTGCCTTTCTTGGAGAACTGGTACTAAACAATGATGTGAAAGTCTTTGTGGCCCGAACTGTTGGCTATTCGCTTATCAATCTTATGATGAACAATAATATGCAATCCAGAGACGCGGCTCTCAAAGCTTTAAACCAGATCTCATCAGACGAGGCTAGTGCCGAGGTGTTAATAGAAATCGGTATCCTCCCACCTCTCGTTAAGGATTTGTTCGCCATTGGGGCTAACCAGCTTCCAATACGGTTGAAAGAAGTTTCGGCAACCATTCTTGCGaatgttgtgaattctggacaTGCTTTTGATTCAATCCCAGTTGGACCAGACAACCAAACACTGGTTTCTGAAGGAAAAATTCATAGCCTCCTACATCTTATCAGCAACACTGGGCCAGCAATTGAGTGCAAGCTTCTCCAAGTACTTGTCGGGTTGACCAGCTCTCTGACAACTGTATCAGGTGTCGTTTCTGCTATTAAAAGTTCTGGTGCCACTATTAGTTTGGTTCAGTTTATTGAATCGCCTCAAAGGGATTTAAGGGCGGCCTCGATAAAGCTTCTTCAAAATCTTGCGCCACAAATGGGGCTGGAATTAGCTGGTTGTTTACGTGTTACATCTGGTCAGCTCGGAAGCCTAATGAAGGTGATATTTGAAAATACAGGAATAACCGAGGAGCAGGCAGCAGCTGCTAGGCTTTTAGCTGATCTCCCCGAGAGGGATACAGGCCTCACCAGACAGATGCTAGATGAAGGGGTATTCCAGCTGCTTATTTCCCGAATAAAACGGATTCGACAAGGGGAAATGAGAGGCAGCCGCTTCATGACCCCTTATTTAGAAGGACTTGTGAAGGTATTAGCGAGAATTACATTTGTTTTGTCCGAGGACTCAGGGGCTGCTCTCAAGCTTTGTCACGATGACAATCTAGCATCACTTTTCATAGACCTTCTGCAAGCCAACGGGCTGGACAATGTGCAGATGGTATCAGCCACGGCTTTAAAGAACTTATCCCAAGAGTCTAAAAACTTGACTAAACTACCCGAGTTTCCTGCTTCGGGATTTTGTGCCTCAATTTTCCCTTGTTTAAGCAAACCACCAGTCATAACTGGATTGTGTAGGGTTCATCGTGGGATATGTTCTTTGAAAGAAACATTTTGCCTTTTAGAAGGGCATGCCACAGACAAGTTGGTGGCCCTTTTGGACCACACTAATGACAAGGTGGTGGAAGCAGCATTAGATGCGCTGTCCACTTTATTAGATGATGGTGTCGATGCAGAACAAGGAGTTCAAGTGTTGCTAGATGCAGATGGAGTGAAGCCTATACTTGACATTTTACTCGGAAAACGAAATGAAAGTCTAAGGAGGAGGTCAGTATGGGCAGTCGAAAGATTATTGAGAAGTGATGAAATAACTGACGTAGTTTCTGATAATCCCAATATAAGTACCGCCCTCGTGGATGCTTTCCAACATGGAGATTATCGAACACGACAGATAGCTGAGCATGCCTTACAGCATGTGGACAAATTCCCCAAATTCTCTAGTATATTTACAAAAAAGTGA